Genomic segment of Elusimicrobiaceae bacterium:
CGGACTATCTGATTGTTGTAGAGTTCCGAAAATACCGTGGCTTCAATGCGCAGGATCCGGCGGACATCCGCCTTGTCTGCCGGGATACGGAATTTGTATATGCGCAAGGCTCGCACATTGCCAGTGGATTCATGCGTGGCTTTGTAGGTTGTGGTCAACCGGCCTTCATACAATTTATCGGAAGCTATATAACTGCCAATCTTTTCTCTGTCCATGATAGTACCATTGAAATTTATTGCGCGCTGAATATATGATACTATAGATTAATATACAGCCTTTTTCAATATCTTTAATAAAATGTGCAGGGGAGGCAGCAGTGACCGTCGAGCTTTTGAATGTTGTCATGCAGCGTCGCAGCGTAAGAAAATACAAATCCGATCCTGTCGGGCGGGATCTTGTAAACAGCTGTATCGAGGCGGCCCGGCTGGCGCCGTCCGCCTGCAACTCCCAGCCGTGGAAATTTGTGGTTCTTGACGAGCCTGCCCGGCTGGCCGAATTCGCCGGCGGTGTTTTTGAAGGACTGTATTCGATGACCGCGTTTGCCGGAAAAGCGCCTGTGCTGGTGGCGATAGTCAGCGAAAAAAGCAATGTCACGGCTTGGATCGGCAATCAGGTTCAGCAGACGACTTTCCGGCTTGTTGATATTGGCATTGCGTGCGAGAATTTTGTGCTGCAGGCTCAGTCGCTTGGCCTGGGCACATGCATACTTGGCTGGTTTAACGCGAAAAAGGCGGCGGAAATGCTGGGCTGTCCGGCCGGTAAAAAAGTCGAGCTTCTGATAAGCCTCGGGTATCCGGACGAGGCTCCTGCT
This window contains:
- a CDS encoding nitroreductase family protein, translating into MTVELLNVVMQRRSVRKYKSDPVGRDLVNSCIEAARLAPSACNSQPWKFVVLDEPARLAEFAGGVFEGLYSMTAFAGKAPVLVAIVSEKSNVTAWIGNQVQQTTFRLVDIGIACENFVLQAQSLGLGTCILGWFNAKKAAEMLGCPAGKKVELLISLGYPDEAPAPRPRKAIEAMSSYGKY